The region TGATCAGCGCGGCGGCCGCCCACGGCTGGATCGACCTGAAGACCGTGGTGCTCGAGACGTTGACCGGCATCCGGCGCGCCGGCGGCGACATCGTGCTGACCTACTGGGCCGTCGACGTGGCCCGGTGGCTGTCGTGACCGGGCCGTCTCCCGCCCGCCCCCCGGAGCCGTCCCCGCAATCCGCCCGACCCGGTGGATCGTCTCCCGCCCGCCCCCCGGATGTCGACACCGGATTCTGGCTGTGGCTGGTGGCCCTGCCGTTGATGGTCGCCGGCTACGTCGTCGACCTGCTGACGACCGGGCTCTCCGGACTGGTGCTGGCGATCAGCATCGTGTTCGTCGTCCTGATGGCCACGGTCGTCGTCACGTTCCTGATCCTGATGCGGCAGGGATACCGGTGGGCGCGCACCGTCCTGACGGGCGGCGCCATCGCTGCGGTGGTCTATTCGGTCAGCAAGCTCTTCACGGTCGAGCGCCACACGGCCGCGGCCGTGGCCTATGCCGCGCCGGTCATCATCGGCTCCGTGCTCGTGTGCGGGGGAGCGTTCCTGCTGCACCGCAAGGATGCCCACGACTTCTTCACGCGGTGAGGCGGTGACGCCCGTCGACGCGGACGTCGCCGGCTACGTGCGCGCCCAGGCGACGATCGCATCGCTGGTCAACGTCGTCGTCAACCCCGGAATCGATTGGCTCTCCTCGCGGCATGAAGGGCCGCAGACGATCTGGGCCGCCGACGGAGTGGTGGTCAACTTCGCGATCACGTCGCTGATTCTGTCGAGCCTGGTGGGAGCATTCGCGGCGTATGGAGCGCGCCGGAAGATCCGGCTGGGGCAACTGGCCGGCGCCGCCGCCGGCCCGCGCCGGCTGCCGTACCGCGGTTGGCTGGCCGGCCTCGTCCTGGGCGCGGTCGCGGCAGCACTGGTGATCGTGGCGTGCCGGCTGCTCGATGTCGCCGGGGTGGTCACGGTGTCGCTGATGCCGCTGCTGGCGGCGAAAGCGGTCTACTCCGGGGTGCTCGGCTTTGTGGTTGCGCGCTCGGTCATCCTGCGACAACTCGGGCGACCGGCCGCGAGGGGAGCACAGTAGGCTGACCCGACCATGACCGCGTCCACACCGCCGCCGGCGAATCGGCCCCGTCTGGTCGACGTGGCCTTCTGGTGCTTCATCGCCGGCGCCGTCGTGATGATCGTGGGCGGGCTGCTGGCCGCGACGGCGTCGTATGAGGCCGCCCGCGCCGCGATCCCGGCCTCCGTCGGGGACGACCAGGTGCGCAGCTACCTCACCCTTTATCGCGGGCTGGGTGTGGGCGCGGTGGTGGTCGCCGGGGCGCTGGCCTTCCTCGGCGGGCGGGCCCGCCGCGGGGACGCACGATTCCGTCTCGCGACGTTGGGGCTGGCGTTCGCCACGGTCGTCGTCGTGGGGCTGTTCGCGCTCGGTGTCGGTGTCGCGCAGCCGTTGATCCTGCTGTCGCTGCTCCCGATCCTGGTGGGGGCGGCGCTGTTCACCCGGCCGGCAGCCCGCGCCTGGTACGACCGTGAGGACCTTGCGTGACCGAGAGAGCCGACCCGATGTCGCCGTCTGACGTGCTGTTCTACGAGCAGGGCGCCAGCTGGCTGTGGCTTCTGGCCGGGCCCGCTGCCGGGGTGTCGATGGCACTGATCCAGCTGTCGGCCGGTTACGGCATCCAGTGGATGGTGCCGGGCGCGTTCTTCGTGCTGGTCACGCTGTTCCTGGGCATCCAGGTCAAGGCCGCGCGCATCCACACCTCGGTAAAATTGACCGCCGACAAGCTGCGCCAAGGCACCGAGACGATTCTGACCAGCGAGATCGTCCGGGTCTATCCGGAAGCCGACGGCTCCGAGACCCCGAAGTGGCAGTACGCGCGCGCCCTCGGCGAGCTGACCGGCGTGCCGCGCGGACGCACCGGCATCGGCCTGCGGATGACGAACGCCCGCACGGCGCAGGCCTGGGCGCGCAAGCACCAGCAGTTGCGGGCGGCCCTGACGAACCTGCTCGAAGAACGCATTCCGCCGGAGCCCGCGTCATGACCCGGCCGAGTCGTCGGCGCGCGGTCGTGGAGCTGCTGCTGGCCGTCGTCGCGGCGGTCGGTTGTGTGGTCAGTGGGGTCGCGGCGAAGACCCGGGTGGTGGTGGCACCGATCCTCGACGGCGAGCCTTCGACGACCTCGGACATGTATTACGCCCCGCTGCTGACGTTGTCGCTGCTGCTGGCCGCCGTGGCGGGGGTGCTCGCCGTGGTGGCCGTCAGCCGCCTGCGCCGCCGCTGATTCCCGCCGAAACGGCATTCCGCGCGGCTTTTCACCCGTTTTTCCCGCGGCGGACGCAATCTCGGCGCCCGGTGTCACGCGGATGTGGCCCTCGCCACAGCACCTTGGTACAAAGTGCAGATTCTGTAACACTGTGCCCATGACGGAGTTGGCTCAGCACACCGAACCTCTCGACGACGCCCTGCCACTGGGACCGAGCTCGCTGGTGTGGCGCTACTTCGGCGACAACCGGATGTATCTGATCGGCCCGCGGCCCGCGGTGCTGCAGAACATGCTCGCCGAGCTCGGTCAGGGCGTGTACGACCACTCGACGTTCTTCGCCGACACCGCCGAGCGGCTCAGGCGCACGATCCCGCCGATCTTCAACACCGTCTACGGGTCCGACGACCGCAACGCCGGCACTCAGGTCCGCGACTTCCACCACGACGTCAAAGGCGAGATGCCCGATGGCGGTCGTTACCACGCCCTCGACCCGGAGACCTACTTCTGGGCGCACGCGACGTTCGTCGAGCAGATCTACTACTTCGCCGACACGTTCGTGAAGCGGCTGACCGACGCCGAGAAAGAGCAGATCTGGCTCGAGTCCAAGACGTGGTACCGCCGCTACGGCGTCAGCGACCGGCCCATGCCGGCGACCTACGCCGAGTTCGAGCGGTACTGGAACCAGATGATGGACGACGTCCTGGTCGCGCACCCGTCGGCGAAGTACGGCGTCGGCTACGTCACCAAGGGCTTCCCGAGGCCCAAGGCGGTGCATCCGCTGGTGTGGCGGCTGGTGGCGCCGGTCTTCAACCCGCTTGCCGCCTTCCTGACCACCGGTGGTCTGCCACCGCGCGCCCGCGCGCTGCTCGGTCTGCCCTGGACCGACACGCAGGAACGGCGCTATCAGCGCTTCGCCGCGTTCTGGCGGTCGCGGCCGGTGAACTGGATCTGGGACCGGCTGCCGATGCGGGTCCGCTACAACGGTCATGCGCTCAAGGGCTATGCGCGAGCCTGACGTGGCCGCCGACCGCGCCACCGGGCAGATCCTCGACGCCGCGGTCGTCGAGTTCGAGCGGCACGGATTCCGCAAGGTGGCGCTCGACGACGTCGCGCGCCGCGCGGGCGTCAGCCGCACGACGATCTACCGGCGGTTCGCGAACAAGGACGAACTCGTCGGCGCCGTCATCGAACGCGAGAACGCCCGGCTGTTCGCCGATATCGCTGCCGAACTCAAAAGCGCTGGGCCGCAAGCGAACTACTACGTCGAGGCCTTCACGCTGTCGATCGTGAAGTTCCGCAGCCACCGGGTGCTGCACCAGATGATCGTCGACGAGCCCGGCCTCGTGCTCGAGTTGGCGAGCCGCTACCACCGGGCGGCGATCGAGCGCATGGCCGAGGCACTGCGGATCATCTTCCCGCCCGGCTTCGCCGAGCGGATCGGCGCCGACGCAGTCGACGAACTCGCCGACTGCATCCTGCGCTACGCCGCGATGGTGCTGCTGCTCCCGAGCAGCCGTCCTCTCGAGACCGCCGACGACATCCGTGCCTTTGCGCGACAGCACTTCCTGCCGAGCCTGCCCGTGGCGCTGCGCGCCGTGCCGGCGTGACACTGTTTCGCAGATCACACATTCGGGCAGTCGTAAGACCATGACCGCCGAAGAGACCACCGAAGACCGCCAGAGCAGCGACAAGAAGGGCGACACGCCCAACGTCAAGCTGGAACACGTCACCGAGACGCCGGATCCCGACAAGCAGAAGCTGACCGAGAAACCCGAGGTCACCGAGGAGCACAAAGAGAAGGCCAACCAGATGGCCGAGGCTTACAAGGAGGACAACCTCCAGACCACGACGCTGCCGGGCAGCAGTGGCACGGTGTCGGGAACCTCGGTCACCGACTGGGTGGACGACGAGGACAAGGGCAAGATCGAGACCAGCGCCGACGTGGGCAACGTCGAGTACCGCAACACCGAGGAGTTCAAGAAGAAGCTCGAGGGCTGACGCGTCTGGCAGGCGTCTGGCACCGGTCTTCGCCCGCCCCCGGGCGGATATGCCTAGGCTGATTGCTCGTGAACCCACTCGACCGGATCGCGCCCGCCTTCATCGACATGGCGCACTCGATCGTGTGGGCTTCGGTGGCAACCGTGGACGCCGACTGCCGACCGCGTTCGCGGATCCTGCACCCCATCTGGGAGTGGGACGGAACCGACCTCTTCGGCTGGATCGCCACCGTCCCGAGCCCGGTGAAACGCGCCCACCTCGCGGCCCATCCGGAGATGTCGGTCAGCTACTGGACCGCGACGCACGACACCTGCAGTGCCGAGTGTCTGGTGGAGTGGTATCTCGACGACGAGACGCGCTCGGCGGTGTGGGACAAGTTCGCCACCGCGCCCGAGCCCGTCGGATACGACCCGCGCATCATCCCGATGTGGCACGACGGTCCCACGTCCGAAGAATTCGCCGTGCTGCGACTCGCGCCCTACCGGCTGCGCGTGATGCCGGGAGCCGTGCTGACGCAGGGGAAAGGCGCACCGCTGACGTGGAGTGACCGCAGTGGCCGCTGAGGTCGAGACCGGGACCGCGGCAGAGACGGTGACGGCCGACGTCGCAGCGCTGCCGTTGGCGCCGCGCAATCCGCTGCCGTACCGGCAGCTGATGAAGCTGGTGCGCACCCTCGACACCGGCCAGGTGGTGATCCGCAACGCCGGCGGTCCCATCACCCGGGTGCAGGTGGGCCCCAGGTGGCTGGTCCCGCCGTTCGTCGCCGTGTTCTCGGCGGAGGGCATCCGCGACGTGCTCGGTCGCAACGACGCGTTCGCCGAACGCTGCATCGTGCACGAGGAGGTCCGCGACATGGCGGGCGACAGCCTGTTCGTGCTGCCCAACGAGCAGTGGCGGCCCCGCAAGCGCGCC is a window of Mycolicibacterium chubuense NBB4 DNA encoding:
- a CDS encoding TetR/AcrR family transcriptional regulator, with protein sequence MREPDVAADRATGQILDAAVVEFERHGFRKVALDDVARRAGVSRTTIYRRFANKDELVGAVIERENARLFADIAAELKSAGPQANYYVEAFTLSIVKFRSHRVLHQMIVDEPGLVLELASRYHRAAIERMAEALRIIFPPGFAERIGADAVDELADCILRYAAMVLLLPSSRPLETADDIRAFARQHFLPSLPVALRAVPA
- a CDS encoding oxygenase MpaB family protein, producing the protein MTELAQHTEPLDDALPLGPSSLVWRYFGDNRMYLIGPRPAVLQNMLAELGQGVYDHSTFFADTAERLRRTIPPIFNTVYGSDDRNAGTQVRDFHHDVKGEMPDGGRYHALDPETYFWAHATFVEQIYYFADTFVKRLTDAEKEQIWLESKTWYRRYGVSDRPMPATYAEFERYWNQMMDDVLVAHPSAKYGVGYVTKGFPRPKAVHPLVWRLVAPVFNPLAAFLTTGGLPPRARALLGLPWTDTQERRYQRFAAFWRSRPVNWIWDRLPMRVRYNGHALKGYARA